The Magnolia sinica isolate HGM2019 chromosome 11, MsV1, whole genome shotgun sequence DNA window TGGTAAATAGAACATGGACGGTGCGAGATTTAAATATCTGGAACATCTCAGCATGTATGCCTGTTGGGTGGCCACACACGCTGGAACCCGAATAGCAACAAGAATAACTCATCTGGCATTTGTTCAACCCGTGGCTGACGTGTACGGTTCTTTCTTGCAAATGAAATGATTCAGAGTAGCGGGCCTTAATGGGCTTACATGGATCCCACCTATTCTAAAAGTGCCAAGTACGCTAATAAACGagaaccgttgatctggtggccCCTACCATAGATCGGATTCATCTGGGGACATATTTCTAGCCATGAGATGGGTTATCTTAAAACAGACATTAAAGTTATAATGCTCAGCTGAGAAAGTGGGTAAGAAGTTTTTTACGAGATTCCCTGGTTAAAACATGATTGAATCATACGCCATCCAAAGCAGGCCAACCGTATGAACGGTCGGATCCCCCAACGCCCTTTCCACGTGTACGACGGTGAAAGCTCACACGAAAGATTACTGAAGACAGCTTCACCGAATAATTTCTCCTCCAGCAAATGCGTCGGGTGACTCGGGTCACATGCACCGAGGGGCCTGACAGACTGTGGTCTCAGGGTCCACAGAGCCATGCTACTTTGTCGACTTGCTCAAGAACGAACCTTCACCGTTAAATGCGGCCAGTCGTTTATGTCCAACGGCCATAATCAAACGGCAGTTAACCATTTAATAATTTGAAATTCAGTACCACCCTCCATCCACAATGAAACCAATGAAATGGTTGGGGTAGATTGGATATGTCAGTACCAAACTAGTGGTACATGGATATAGAAGTACTATTAACGGTACTGTTACAGAGCAGGGTACATTTCCAACCACTATTTAATTCCACACTGTCCTCCAATCTCATCTCACTCGTTTCAGAGCTTCTCCTCTTCCATTGGCGCAGGTTAAGTTCAGGTGTGCGCAGGATAGAAGATCCGCCATGGATCGCCCAGCTCTAATTTTCCTCGCCATCTGCTGCATTGCTCTAACATGCGCCAGTGGCCAAGCTCCAGCAGCTGCGCCCACTACCACACCGGCAACACCATCAACACCAGCAACCCCTGCATCTTCGCCAGTCGCTGCAACAGCTCCAACCACTCCTAAAACCCCAGCCCCGGCTACAGCCACAGCCCCAACCGCATCTCCACCAACCGTAGTCACCGCTCCACCTGCGGCCGCACCGAAAGCGGCCCCACCTACTCCCACGGTTCCGGCTCCTGTAACACCACCGGCATCTGCCCCACCCGCAAAGGCGCCTGCCGCGTCCCCGCCGGCGCCGGTTCCCGTCAGCTCTCCGCCTAAGCCAGTATTGCCACCACCGGTACCGGCTCCGACCACTCCGCCGGTGGCTTCACCTCCCGCCCCTGTCTCGGCCCCGCCGTTGCCGCCGCCCCCGGCGGAGGTGCCAGCTCCGGCCCCCAGCaaaaagaagacgaagaagaagaagcattccGCTCCGTCGCCCGCGCCGGCGGTTGCCAGCCCTCCCGCGCCGCCTACTGACGCATCCGCGCCCTCAGGGGACATCGGCGCCCCTGCACCGACGTCCGTCGCCGATCAGGTACGCATTATTTCTGTTTTCCGGCTGTGGTGTGTGCTATCTTGCGCCGTTGGGTGACGGCTTTGGCTGGTGCCTGCTGGTCTTAAATGTTTTCGTGAGGTCCTGAGCTTAGGATGTGTGAAATGTGTCCTGAGGCGCACTGTCGGTGCGAGGAGGGCCCTTGGTTGATCTTATGGCCCACACTATGGATTAAAGATGCTATAATCCAGACCTCTCCGTCGGTGACATTCGAATAAACATCTAAAAGAAAACAATTACATTTATCGGGACAGAGATAGTGGCCCATCGGATCAACGGTATGGGTCACAGAAGCATGGGCCCTCTACTGATGGGCGCATGATAGCGAAAACGGACGAAGATATCTAAAACGAGTAGGTTGTAGATCGGACACTTCCAAGGGCAACGTTAGATTATCGGATCATAGATCCGGCTACAGAATTTCTCGACGGGGAAACGTAGCCTCTACCGTCGCTTTCGGGGGCCGAGGTTTGCTAGCATCAAAGGCACCCACCCTACTCGCACCATTACCGGCTGTCCGTGTGCCAATTTGGAACGTGTGGGACATTCGACCGTGCGTGAGATACATCCGGCTCTGCGGATGATCTGGCGAGAAGATCAAAGTTCTCTACTTGCCAATGGACCACATTCAGCCTACACTTGCGGCCCACCTGAAGTTGTGACATGCCATCTTCACGGTTTGGTCGGCGTTCACGGTTCAGAATTCCAGCACAGGGGCCATTTTTGGCACGTGCGGCGCCGGAACTGTGCCCGTGGGGCTAGCAAAGCAATCTGTTCTTTTCGCATCCCGAGGCACATTTTAGCAAATGTGCTTGTCCGTTGGATGGCTGCCAACTGTCAGATCCGGAAACCAAAACTGCCTAAAATGACGTGTACAGATCTGGCTCAAAGTCTTGAAAAGATTAAAAATCAAGAGCATGAGATTCGACGCTGTGTTCTTCGCGATCCGCGTCCAAAGACTTACCCAAGTAGTACTTACGTGGACttaattgatactctggcagagtaggACGCTTGATAGGCAGGCGCTAGAAGCGTCATACATTTACTTACATTAAACCGACTGAATTGCAGAaattaggaagcggattgcttactgCCCCCGCCTGGACGATAATCCGTCCACAccgggttctgtggggcccactgttatgtatgaattttatccaggccgtctacccatttttccatatcattttaggagagcaaaaatgacgcagatccaatgctcgagtggaccacacacgggattgaacgcccaccattaaatacttcttgggATCCGTACAAATTTTgaatgtgttttcccttcatctaggcctgaacccaatccgcttcccagaaATTAATGGCCCTAACTACCATTCCGAAAATGCTATTGGTTGAACAATAATAACCTCTGAATACTGGACACTTATTTCTTGAATTTAGGgtggttggatatttttcatttgcaACTGCACAATAAATTTCCGTGAATCTGGTAGTCAGTCAGGTAATTAAAGAATCATTATTTTTTGTTAATTGTACATCCAAAATGATAGTCATTTTTATCACTGTTAACTTTTAAATACCCGCGTATCATcaatcacactgccagagtatcaaaacttTCCTACAGTTCTCCCCTCCGATAGTCTCATTCCAACGGAGAGAACCATACACCCTTGGGCAGAAACGGTGACCTACTCGAGGACACACATCATCTTGGCACGTGTTTGCCAGTTCCGTGTAGTTCATTGGATCGCTTCCACACTTAGTCTGCTGGGTTGAAGAATAACAAGCCTTTGGGcacatcagatggaccatacttGAACAATAAACCCAGGCTGTTGGGTTATCTCTTTTGTTTTTGTGCCAtacgtgtgtgacccacctgataagcGAGCAACCTAACGTAGTGGCCAGGGCCCCTTCCAGGCCAAGAGTCGCGTGAGGCGAGAACGGTTCTTACACCGTCTACCAATGACAGCTCTTTATATGTATTGTCCAAGTAGGCTAGATCCTGGGGTCGTGCACACATGCgcgaatccagaccatccaaattgcaggGCTCATGGTGGCCTAGAATGATATCAATCCAGTTTGGCCCAAATAGTGAGCCCattcccagaaaaaaaaaaaaaaaagaacaaatctCATGAACAGATCTTTCAACTGTCCAATTTGTGGCCATATATAATGGATCATCGAAGGGAATTGCAATGACCAATCTaactgttaaaaataaaaataaaaaacacgaaaagaaaaataaaatctaatggtGGAGATCGTCTGATCTGTGCTCCATTGACAGTGGGCCCTAATATTAGCGAGTTGGCATAATGTGCCCAAAATGATGTTATTTTTGGGTGTACATAACAATAACAATGTTTGAAATTGGTTTCAATTGTGTTGCAGAATGGAGCAGAGAAGGCGTTGGGCATGAAAACCGTGTTTGGGAGCTTGATCTCTGGATGggctctcttcttcttccttggcaTTACTGTCTAGAGCTCCGCTTTTATACACGGCCATAGATAGtctgctttctttttctttgtaccCCCATTTGGATTCTTTGAGGAGAGCTTTGTATTGAACACGATTATTTGATTGATGGTATGATATGATATGACACGGAGCTTCGTAACTTCGCTTTTCTACTTCTTTAAATATCCATACATGTGAAGCATGCTGAAGCTTTAGGTGTACCTTCGAATGTCCTGGtgttttcttattatttattAGCCGTGCATTTGAAGAAAAGAATCTTGTAAAATGCAAGTTAAATGATGagtttagcatcattcttaaatgGGGGTCCCTCATTCTCCTCACACTTTGCCCTGATTTATAGttctatccagaccattcaaattatgGGTCTCATTGTGGATGCTGCATATATCTAAAACAcaatgatcaagcaatcctagccGTTAGATGGTTAAAAGCGAAATGGGGGAATGGTCTAAATTCAgagggaaaaatcagatggttgaaaGTAAATGGGCATGTGGCTCCAATTTGAAGGGAAGGAAGTGATGGTTAATATTGTTTAAGATATATTCTATTTCTAATTAATGAGAGTTTTACTTGAGTTCTCTGGAATCCGGCTAGATTAGGAATTGAATTGAACAACACAGTTCAGGAATTGCATTAAGTTAATAGAACAACTATGTTGGGATAAATGGAAGAATCACAAGGGAgatgaattgaattgaattaaatcaacatagtttaggAATTGCAGTAAGTTAATAGAACAACTATGTTGGGATAAATGGTGGAATCATacggagatgaatctaggattgcaatccaaaagcaccaaggaAACATATAAAGAACACaacaatttaatgtggaaaacccttatgggaaaaaaaccatagcacaaagtgacaaaaatccactatgaaagcattaaTTACAAAGAAAAATGACTTACCCGATTTAAACAATCATTAAATCTTACCCTTGTTaccttttgaaaccctagaactatttagaaaccctttgGAATAGTTTATGAAACTTTGAAATATCTTAGAATGACACATGGAgtatcctaggaactcctatttatagattagggactttaactttcgcaccgagttagaataatttggaaaccgcctcaaatttacgcagtctgcacacAATCTGCGTAACTTTAGGCTGGCCGAATTAGAGCTTGGGCTGGCCGACCGACACTTTGGCTAGCCGAACTTGTCCTTAGGTTGGCCGAATTTTTCGCAAGTTCTAAAAGAATATGTTGCTAGATTTTCACCCAAGCCTTTATCGAGCAGGCTGAATTTCCCGCAAAATTTCACTCGAAgcctgctcgatgtcatcgagcttgtttgacagatttaagacatctatcaacaacaatctccaccacgtcttcaatcttcaaacgtataACTTCTTGACCTTTTCTTTTATCTCTGCCTCGCATCATAGCTTTattaatgcttctcgtgcacactctatcctccttttatgccatcgccaagcctagagaagttgtacaaaacttaaacttctctgtaaAAATGACCTTGGTAAGCATGTCTGTCGGATTCACGCTAGTGTGAATCATCTCCAGTATTacgcctcattcctcaagcatctatcggataaaatggtgacaaatgtcaatgtgtttagtatgtgagtaaTAAGCAAAAATTTTGGCCAAATTAATAGTGCTCTCGCTATCAtaattaaccggcacggcctcctgctgaaatctcaattgatttatcatgcctcttaaccaaacaccttctttaaatgcttctgtcactgccatattctctgcttcggtcgtggaaagagccactacAGACTGAAGTTCGACATCCGACTAATTGCTTCACTCGCTAGTACAAACAAATAACatgaagtcgactttctggaatccacactgcctgtgtaatctaaatccacataccttaccaactttgcttatgtcttctcaaaagttaaggcgtagtcttttgtacctcgaatgtatcaaagtaaccATGTCATCGCCTCCCAATGTTACTTGTCGgagtatttgctcacaacactgattgcttgtgaaataacGAGTCTAATATAGACTATAGCATGCACTGCCAACTGCCAACtgtattcgaataaggctcatgagacatatcctgctttttctcatctgttttgggatatTGTCCtcaagaaagcttgaagtgagccgcgtaggGAATGCTTACTGGCTTTACCTGGTCCAtcgcatacttgatcaatacttaCTCAAGATATTCTGCCTAAGATAACCAAAGCTTACTCATTTTTCAGTCTTTATGAATATCAAggtcgagaaccatctttgcagcccccagatccttcatcttgaatgtccttgataactgagtcttcagtatgttacTTTCAGACATGTAATGAttgacgatctacatgtcatcaacatacaattctaCGATGAT harbors:
- the LOC131219036 gene encoding classical arabinogalactan protein 9-like translates to MDRPALIFLAICCIALTCASGQAPAAAPTTTPATPSTPATPASSPVAATAPTTPKTPAPATATAPTASPPTVVTAPPAAAPKAAPPTPTVPAPVTPPASAPPAKAPAASPPAPVPVSSPPKPVLPPPVPAPTTPPVASPPAPVSAPPLPPPPAEVPAPAPSKKKTKKKKHSAPSPAPAVASPPAPPTDASAPSGDIGAPAPTSVADQNGAEKALGMKTVFGSLISGWALFFFLGITV